Proteins from one Triticum aestivum cultivar Chinese Spring chromosome 7A, IWGSC CS RefSeq v2.1, whole genome shotgun sequence genomic window:
- the LOC123151438 gene encoding eEF1A lysine and N-terminal methyltransferase, with amino-acid sequence MAVCAELSQLQHIEPSRFISFSFPNPLLHDASNPYGDADDHAELLRVAVIDSPAPAAPSPPSPRTAAMLVPAGRHCDWIFSTRAGQLHLLLSSRSQCTISRLILVGPEIPAPSPRVVRCAAARPDPDPARARLLPLLLALCPRAAFGNGAIPDVPLLSFHDDLLRLVPVQVVAGPVVGEMLVEDVAVDCAPGPAELRRRLRFKRMPCLIQTQVRLARPMSAAAAAASSSLLEALEEGPASSLQPEVGGPLVQPYLQAMVAGLALIDSSVEENARSGSRPRCLCAGVGGGALPMSIRVGLGFDVLGVEADCVVLDVARNYFGLVEDEFLHVRVGDAIQMVQDFAHGDEPDSKFSAIMVDLDSPDAMCGVSAPPLEMTHRSILLAARRILHHHGVLVLNVIPPAADASFYKGLIDVLHQVFSELHEIDVGNGENFVLVARVSPTESTLLDSSRLFRTELRKLTGDFLELIRKVEIPS; translated from the coding sequence ATGGCGGTGTGCGCGGAGCTGAGCCAGCTGCAGCACATCGAGCCCTCCcgcttcatctccttctccttccccaacCCTCTCCTCCACGATGCCTCCAACCCTTACGGCGACGCCGACGACCACGCGGAGCTCCTCCGGGTGGCCGTCATCGACTCCCCTGCCCCCGCGGCGCCATCCCCGCCCTCCCCGCGGACGGCGGCGATGCTCGTCCCGGCCGGCCGGCACTGCGACTGGATCTTCTCCACCCGCGCCGGgcagctccacctcctcctctcctcccgaTCCCAGTGCACAATCTCTCGTCTTATACTCGTCGGCCCAGAGATCCCCGCTCCCTCTCCTCGGGTCGTTCGCTGCGCCGCCGCTCGCCCGGACCCGGATCCTGCTCGCGCGcggctcctcccgctcctcctggcCCTCTGCCCCAGGGCTGCGTTTGGCAACGGTGCCATCCCTGACGTCCCGCTGCTCTCcttccacgatgacctccttcggCTTGTTCCTGTCCAGGTTGTCGCCGGTCCTGTCGTCGGCGAGATGCTTGTCGAGGATGTGGCCGTGGACTGCGCTCCTGGCCCGGCCGAGTTGCGCCGGAGGCTGCGTTTCAAGCGCATGCCGTGCCTTATACAGACCCAGGTGCGCCTTGCCCGGCCAatgtctgctgctgctgccgctgcttcttCTTCGTTGTTGGAGGCATTGGAGGAGGGGCCTGCTAGTTCGTTACAGCCTGAGGTGGGTGGACCATTAGTCCAGCCTTACCTCCAGGCCATGGTTGCTGGCCTTGCACTCATTGATTCATCGGTGGAGGAGAATGCTCGGTCAGGTTCAAGGCCGAGGTGCCTTTGCGCTGGCGTTGGTGGTGGAGCTCTTCCAATGTCCATCAGAGTGGGACTTGGCTTCGATGTACTGGGCGTTGAGGCTGATTGTGTTGTCCTAGACGTTGCAAGGAACTATTTTGGACTGGTGGAGGATGAGTTCCTTCATGTACGTGTTGGCGATGCTATTCAAATGGTTCAGGATTTTGCACATGGAGATGAGCCTGATTCGAAATTCAGTGCAATTATGGTGGATCTTGACTCCCCTGATGCTATGTGTGGTGTCAGTGCGCCGCCATTGGAGATGACCCATAGAAGCATCCTTCTTGCTGCACGCAGAATTCTACATCATCATGGAGTGCTGGTACTGAATGTAATCCCTCCTGCTGCTGATGCATCCTTCTACAAAGGGCTGATTGATGTTCTTCACCAGGTTTTCTCTGAGTTACACGAAATAGATGTTGGTAATGGTGAAAATTTTGTTCTTGTTGCCAGAGTGTCACCGACTGAAAGCACCCTTCTTGATAGTTCAAGGCTCTTTCGGACGGAATTGAGGAAATTAACTGGGGATTTTTTGGAACTAATAAGAAAAGTTGAAATTCCAAGTTAG